A region of Vibrio porteresiae DSM 19223 DNA encodes the following proteins:
- a CDS encoding HAD-IA family hydrolase — translation MMTTSLRFKAGLFDLDGTLIDSMGAVKRSWTLLAKRNDLDADHVMSVIHGRPARESLSLLMPDKDDAYLDSEMAWLEDLESRDTEGTVALDGSVAFLEQLNALGVPWGIVTSGTYPVASARIRAAGIPMPELLITAEKITRGKPDPEPYLLGASSLGIAIEDCIVFEDAPAGIQSGVASKAQVLAILSHYGLEELGVNHGVDCLAKADVSTSDIEGEFVLHY, via the coding sequence ATGATGACAACCTCTCTACGTTTTAAAGCGGGTCTATTTGATTTAGACGGCACACTTATTGATTCCATGGGCGCAGTGAAGCGTTCATGGACGTTACTGGCTAAGCGTAATGACTTAGATGCCGATCATGTTATGTCTGTGATTCACGGTCGACCTGCTCGTGAGTCTTTGTCGCTTCTGATGCCAGACAAAGATGACGCGTATCTTGATAGTGAGATGGCGTGGTTAGAAGATTTGGAATCTCGTGATACGGAAGGTACTGTGGCACTGGATGGCTCTGTTGCATTTCTAGAGCAGCTTAATGCGCTGGGTGTTCCTTGGGGTATTGTCACTTCGGGTACGTATCCTGTGGCATCGGCACGTATTCGCGCGGCGGGAATTCCTATGCCAGAGTTACTGATTACCGCAGAAAAAATCACCCGTGGTAAGCCAGACCCAGAACCGTATTTGTTGGGCGCTTCAAGCTTAGGTATTGCGATAGAAGATTGCATCGTTTTTGAAGATGCTCCTGCGGGTATCCAATCTGGCGTGGCATCTAAAGCGCAAGTACTGGCGATATTAAGTCACTATGGATTAGAGGAATTAGGTGTCAATCATGGCGTTGATTGTTTGGCAAAA
- a CDS encoding ATP-binding cassette domain-containing protein: MEFRNSKEIAFDLFNVNSLITVLLILVNQSLIAFSVYSSVQIVYALDHHGFDSAEFQLWLLSYVACMTFPHGIGYFADLYEERWLCSCLQLFWNSAAKKYHQSTARTQSGKALGAFVTQGKEAIANYVHYCLDSWSAFLNFFLSLLVISFTLDHRFLITVMISMVLVALVRYWVSTSMENLAVYRTETGADLTNELASIHDNTHNGSRINYLSFLSAKTEKIGGYVNSRIAEAQYKYRVVVIISLCSLLPTICLLVWLLTNHDIAQEIKFALVINLTRIFYLLNSATGLITVVISFPNIRGQIKLLESFSRTEPQMDFDHHRVSIFDERAGQTVSLDQLVNANHGLYSVQGPNGCGKTTFLISLQQKTDGYYFNPRYRLSWPWGKEGERAALSDGQYSRACLEWLINETSYDLLLDEWDAFLDRANTDYIETLIIQSSQLRKIVQVRQ, translated from the coding sequence ATGGAATTTCGAAATTCAAAAGAGATAGCGTTTGATCTATTCAACGTTAACTCGCTGATTACTGTACTTTTGATTCTAGTGAATCAATCTCTGATTGCCTTTTCTGTTTATTCATCGGTTCAAATCGTTTATGCCTTAGATCACCATGGCTTCGATAGCGCAGAGTTCCAGCTGTGGTTGCTATCTTACGTTGCCTGTATGACGTTTCCTCATGGGATTGGCTATTTTGCTGACCTTTATGAAGAGCGTTGGCTGTGCTCTTGCCTGCAACTATTTTGGAATTCTGCAGCTAAAAAGTACCACCAATCGACAGCTCGAACTCAAAGTGGCAAAGCACTCGGCGCGTTTGTAACACAAGGCAAAGAAGCCATTGCGAACTATGTGCATTATTGTCTTGATAGTTGGTCGGCGTTTCTCAATTTCTTTTTAAGTCTGCTGGTTATCAGCTTTACGCTCGATCATCGTTTTCTCATCACGGTAATGATCAGCATGGTGTTAGTGGCTCTAGTGCGATATTGGGTATCAACGTCAATGGAAAACTTAGCTGTTTATCGCACGGAAACGGGGGCGGATTTAACTAACGAGTTAGCCAGTATCCATGACAATACTCACAACGGATCTCGCATCAATTATTTAAGTTTTTTATCTGCCAAAACCGAGAAAATTGGTGGATACGTAAACTCAAGGATTGCCGAAGCACAATATAAATACCGAGTAGTGGTGATTATCTCGCTTTGTTCATTACTCCCCACGATTTGTTTGCTGGTGTGGTTGCTGACCAATCATGATATCGCGCAGGAGATAAAATTCGCCTTGGTGATCAATTTGACGAGAATTTTTTATCTATTAAATTCGGCAACAGGGTTAATTACCGTCGTTATTTCCTTTCCCAATATTAGGGGGCAAATAAAGCTATTAGAGTCTTTTTCACGCACGGAGCCTCAAATGGATTTTGATCATCACCGAGTGTCTATTTTCGATGAGCGAGCGGGGCAGACGGTGAGTTTGGATCAGTTAGTGAATGCTAATCATGGGCTCTACTCCGTTCAAGGGCCAAACGGTTGTGGAAAAACCACTTTTCTCATTTCTTTGCAACAAAAGACCGATGGCTACTATTTCAATCCTCGCTATCGTTTATCTTGGCCATGGGGTAAGGAGGGTGAACGAGCTGCATTGTCTGATGGTCAGTACTCGCGAGCATGCTTGGAGTGGCTTATTAATGAAACGTCCTATGACTTGCTGTTGGATGAGTGGGATGCGTTTTTAGATAGGGCAAATACGGACTATATCGAAACGCTGATCATACAGAGCAGTCAGCTGCGAAAAATCGTTCAAGTACGGCAATAA
- the yjeH gene encoding L-methionine/branched-chain amino acid transporter, with translation MNQLKKEITLLSGVGQLSTTLMGTGLFMIPAIAAGIAGTYTLWAWIALFIAICPIALTFATLGKHYPNAGGTAYFVRQAFNGRMENAVAWLFVSIIPVGIPPAVKLASGFLQPLLPEVFNSPLFAQTFTVILLMAANLSGSKSSGRIQTVIAISIFALIGAFLWKGDIAWQDTQMPAMQSSQWLPISMALGVMFWCFVGIEAFAHMGEEFKNPQRDFPIAILIGCFVAGATYFACTVVVLKFHAYGGESFDNGSIPWLSEQLFGPRLASVISLVGFLACFASINLYTQSLARMVWAQARQHRPHSPLAALSHRGVPKHATLLVFGVLLASCWLGELTNMELPVFLTLANSVFVMIYLLAMLSATRLLRGSGKVLAYIALLLCVLVFVCLSWAMLYALVMLAIFMQPWKKTQTIANAIPTMDESR, from the coding sequence GTGAACCAACTAAAGAAAGAGATCACCCTGTTATCAGGTGTGGGTCAGCTTTCCACTACCCTAATGGGCACAGGACTGTTTATGATCCCGGCTATTGCGGCTGGGATTGCAGGCACCTATACCCTATGGGCGTGGATTGCACTGTTTATTGCTATCTGCCCGATTGCCCTCACCTTTGCGACATTAGGCAAACACTACCCTAATGCGGGCGGTACGGCCTATTTTGTCCGCCAAGCGTTTAATGGCCGGATGGAAAATGCAGTGGCGTGGCTGTTTGTCAGCATTATCCCTGTGGGCATCCCACCAGCAGTGAAATTGGCAAGTGGCTTTCTACAACCACTGCTTCCTGAAGTCTTCAATTCACCTCTGTTTGCGCAAACTTTTACCGTCATTTTATTAATGGCAGCGAACCTCTCTGGCAGCAAATCCTCAGGGCGAATTCAAACCGTTATTGCCATCAGTATCTTTGCTTTGATTGGCGCTTTTTTGTGGAAGGGAGATATCGCTTGGCAAGATACTCAAATGCCAGCCATGCAAAGTAGCCAATGGCTTCCTATCTCAATGGCGTTAGGGGTTATGTTTTGGTGTTTTGTCGGCATAGAAGCTTTCGCGCATATGGGGGAAGAGTTTAAAAATCCTCAACGAGATTTCCCTATCGCGATATTAATTGGTTGTTTTGTTGCCGGCGCGACCTATTTTGCCTGCACCGTGGTGGTGTTAAAGTTTCATGCGTATGGCGGCGAAAGCTTTGATAACGGTTCAATACCGTGGCTAAGTGAGCAACTGTTTGGCCCTCGCCTTGCATCGGTCATTAGCTTAGTAGGTTTTCTTGCCTGCTTTGCCAGTATCAACCTTTACACGCAAAGCTTAGCTCGCATGGTGTGGGCGCAGGCGAGACAACATCGGCCGCACTCTCCTTTAGCAGCGTTAAGTCACCGTGGTGTACCTAAACACGCGACGCTATTGGTGTTTGGCGTGTTACTTGCTTCTTGCTGGTTAGGCGAACTGACCAACATGGAACTGCCGGTGTTCCTCACCCTAGCCAACAGTGTTTTCGTAATGATTTATCTTTTGGCGATGCTGTCTGCCACTCGCCTCCTTCGCGGTAGCGGCAAAGTGCTTGCCTATATCGCTTTATTACTTTGTGTATTGGTCTTTGTTTGTTTGAGTTGGGCAATGCTTTACG